A section of the Branchiostoma floridae strain S238N-H82 unplaced genomic scaffold, Bfl_VNyyK Sc7u5tJ_1550, whole genome shotgun sequence genome encodes:
- the LOC118408056 gene encoding uncharacterized protein LOC118408056, translating to MTTGRNILVLLVFLLIFTGNAFYIGILGFDRHAYHIRTSLENSLLSEYEEVATVDDAWEWLSSELIPSLHPERGYSGQKLSWLDKQFPAGTNAFRIGPVRLERITKHPGKKCLWSNVD from the exons ATGACAACAGGTAGAAACATCCTGGTGCTCCTGGTGTTTCTCCTCATCTTCACTGGAAATGCCTTCTACATCGGGATTCTGGGCTTCGACAGACACGCCTACCATATCAGGACCTCTCTGGAGAACAGCCTGCTATCCGAGTATGAGGAG GTCGCCACAGTAGACGACGCCTGGGAGTGGTTGTCGTCTGAACTGATCCCGTCTCTCCACCCAGAGCGGGGGTACAGCGGGCAGAAGCTCAGCTGGCTGGACAAACAGTTTCCGGCTGGAACAAACGCGTTCCGGATCGGTCCTGTTCGCCTGGAGAGAATCACCAAGCATCCAGGTAAAAAGTGTCTTTGGTCCAATGTGGATTAG